From a region of the Gordonia sp. PP30 genome:
- a CDS encoding NADH-quinone oxidoreductase subunit M, with protein sequence MTVPWLTILWAIPALASVLVMLAPADRPTTAKAIGLGAGVVTAWWAIVIAIRFSAGGGRFQFTEDVSWIPAIGTRYSLSLDGIGLALILLTACLTPLLLLAGWRDADISGRTTARGAATYVALLLAVEALVLISFVATDVLLFYIVFEAMLIPMYFLIGGYGTDRSAAGERFRSRAAVRFLLYNLLGGLVMLAAVIGLYVVTARSGPGTFSFTAISEMAARGDLEASPMMLNLLFLGFLFAFAVKAPLWPLHSWLPDAAVAATPASAVMMMAVMDKVGTFAMIRFCLGMFPDASVTFAPLVSSLAVVSILYGAVLAIAQTDLMRLISYTSISHFGFIVLGIFALTAQGQTGSTLYMVNHGISTAALFLVAGFLVTQRGSALIADFGGIQRAAPVLAGVFLIAGLATLSLPGLAPFVSEFLVLIGTYVRYPVAAILAALALVLSALYILWTYQRVFGGPSAGAGGGASRPIRDLSVRQKAVVAPLIAALLVLGFFPGLILNFVDPAVGHSSVVTVDPHPSVAGGPR encoded by the coding sequence GTGACCGTTCCCTGGCTGACCATTCTCTGGGCGATCCCGGCGCTCGCCTCGGTCCTGGTGATGCTGGCGCCGGCCGACCGGCCCACCACCGCCAAGGCCATCGGCCTCGGCGCGGGCGTGGTCACCGCGTGGTGGGCCATCGTCATCGCGATCCGCTTCTCGGCCGGGGGCGGCCGCTTCCAGTTCACCGAGGACGTCAGCTGGATCCCGGCGATCGGCACGCGCTATTCGCTCTCGCTCGACGGCATCGGGCTGGCCCTGATCCTGCTCACCGCCTGCCTCACGCCGCTGCTGCTGCTCGCCGGCTGGCGTGACGCCGACATCAGCGGCCGGACCACCGCCCGCGGCGCGGCGACCTACGTCGCCCTGCTGCTGGCCGTCGAGGCACTGGTGCTGATCAGCTTCGTCGCCACCGACGTGCTGCTCTTCTACATCGTGTTCGAGGCGATGCTGATCCCGATGTACTTCCTGATCGGCGGCTACGGCACTGACCGGTCGGCGGCCGGCGAGCGGTTCCGGTCCCGCGCCGCGGTCCGGTTCCTGCTCTACAACCTGCTCGGCGGTCTGGTGATGCTCGCCGCCGTGATCGGCCTGTACGTGGTGACCGCGCGCAGCGGTCCGGGCACGTTCTCGTTCACCGCGATCAGCGAGATGGCCGCGCGGGGGGACCTCGAAGCGTCGCCGATGATGCTGAATCTGCTGTTCCTGGGCTTCCTGTTCGCCTTCGCGGTCAAGGCTCCGCTGTGGCCGCTGCACAGCTGGCTGCCCGACGCCGCCGTCGCCGCGACCCCGGCGAGCGCAGTGATGATGATGGCGGTGATGGACAAGGTCGGCACCTTCGCGATGATCCGCTTCTGCCTCGGAATGTTCCCGGACGCCTCGGTGACCTTCGCCCCCCTGGTGTCGTCGCTCGCGGTGGTGTCGATCCTCTACGGTGCCGTGCTGGCGATCGCGCAGACCGATCTGATGCGGCTGATCTCGTACACGTCGATCTCCCACTTCGGGTTCATCGTGCTGGGGATCTTCGCGCTCACCGCGCAGGGACAGACCGGGTCGACGCTGTACATGGTGAATCACGGGATCTCGACCGCGGCGCTGTTCCTGGTGGCGGGATTCCTGGTGACGCAGCGCGGCAGCGCGCTGATCGCCGACTTCGGCGGCATCCAGCGGGCCGCGCCCGTGCTGGCCGGGGTGTTCCTGATCGCCGGTCTCGCGACCCTCTCGCTGCCGGGGCTGGCACCGTTCGTCAGCGAGTTCCTGGTGCTGATCGGCACCTATGTGCGCTATCCGGTGGCGGCCATCCTGGCGGCGCTCGCCCTGGTGCTGTCCGCGCTGTACATCCTGTGGACCTATCAGCGGGTGTTCGGCGGTCCGTCGGCCGGTGCCGGTGGCGGGGCGAGCCGGCCGATCCGCGATCTCAGCGTGCGGCAGAAAGCGGTGGTGGCACCGCTGATCGCCGCGCTGCTGGTACTCGGCTTCTTCCCCGGGCTGATCCTGAACTTCGTCGATCCGGCGGTCGGCCACAGCAGCGTCGTCACCGTCGATCCGCACCCGAGTGTCGCCGGAGGACCGCGATGA